From Pelosinus fermentans DSM 17108, the proteins below share one genomic window:
- the ablA gene encoding lysine 2,3-aminomutase, translated as MRDYHDIPLWTNVTEEEWQDWRWQVANRITSLSMLRQVIPLIQKEEEGILSCLQSLRMAITPYYATLIDVENVNCPVRKQAIPTAMELQFGQFDMADPLHEDQDSPVTGLTHRYPDRVLFLVTDQCSMYCRHCTRRRIAGVCDQARTKQQIDNCIQYIRETPVVRDVILSGGDAFLISDELIEYILKELRQIKHVEIIRFGTRTPVVLPQRITPALCTILKKYHPIYVNVHFNHPKEITEAASMACASLADAGIPLGNQAVLLKGVNDCPELIKKLMQQLLKIRVKPYYIYQCDMSQGIQHFRTPISSGIQAIEYLRGHTSGLAVPTYVVDAPGGGGKIPVMPQYLVSQNASKTVLRNYEGVFTTYTEPKHYVDPEAPCEVCGGYHHDTTVGLAGMLSGDKSLSSISSVGRKTDVKEANSALLIMK; from the coding sequence ATGCGTGATTATCATGATATTCCTTTGTGGACCAATGTAACAGAAGAAGAATGGCAAGATTGGCGATGGCAGGTAGCGAATCGCATTACTTCACTTTCCATGCTAAGGCAGGTTATTCCATTAATCCAAAAAGAAGAAGAAGGAATTTTAAGTTGCCTGCAAAGTCTAAGAATGGCAATCACCCCTTATTATGCAACGCTAATTGATGTTGAAAATGTGAATTGTCCTGTGCGTAAACAAGCAATTCCAACAGCAATGGAACTGCAGTTTGGGCAATTTGATATGGCTGATCCTTTGCACGAAGATCAGGATTCACCTGTTACGGGACTTACTCATCGATATCCTGACCGGGTACTGTTTTTAGTCACGGATCAATGTTCTATGTATTGCCGTCATTGTACCAGAAGGCGGATTGCCGGAGTCTGTGATCAAGCACGTACGAAACAACAAATTGACAACTGTATTCAATATATAAGAGAAACGCCAGTAGTCAGAGATGTTATTTTATCTGGCGGTGATGCTTTTCTAATTAGCGATGAACTAATTGAATACATTCTAAAAGAATTACGGCAAATAAAGCACGTAGAAATTATCCGTTTTGGCACTCGTACACCTGTAGTTTTGCCGCAAAGAATTACTCCTGCACTATGCACAATTCTAAAAAAATATCATCCAATTTATGTGAATGTCCATTTTAATCATCCTAAAGAAATAACAGAGGCTGCCAGTATGGCTTGTGCTTCTTTAGCTGATGCTGGAATACCTCTTGGCAATCAAGCGGTTCTCTTAAAAGGGGTTAACGATTGCCCAGAATTAATAAAAAAACTGATGCAGCAATTATTAAAGATAAGAGTAAAACCTTATTATATTTATCAATGTGATATGTCACAAGGTATACAGCATTTTAGAACACCCATTAGTTCGGGAATTCAGGCGATTGAATATTTAAGAGGGCATACTTCAGGATTAGCCGTTCCTACTTACGTTGTTGATGCGCCAGGAGGTGGTGGCAAGATCCCGGTTATGCCTCAATATTTAGTTTCTCAAAATGCTAGTAAAACCGTACTGCGAAATTATGAAGGCGTGTTTACAACCTATACAGAGCCAAAGCATTATGTAGATCCGGAAGCACCTTGTGAAGTGTGCGGCGGTTATCATCATGATACAACAGTAGGCTTAGCAGGAATGTTAAGCGGTGATAAATCATTATCATCGATTTCATCAGTGGGAAGAAAGACCGATGTAAAAGAGGCGAATTCTGCGTTATTGATTATGAAATGA
- a CDS encoding amino acid permease produces MNADLETGKIQSLREETGVGGKEELKRSLKARHMNMIALGGAIGTGLFLASGASVSTAGPGGALVAYGVIGIMVYFLMTSLGEMATYLPVPGSFGTYAARFVDPALGFAIGWNYWLNWATCIAVELVAGAIIMKFWLPDIPGYYWSGLFLVILFALNYLSTRAYGESEYWFAGAKVITVIIFLVVGTLMILGIGGGASPGFSNWQIQEAPFVGGFSAILAIFMIAGFSFQGTELVGIAAGESENPERDVPKAINTVFWRILLFYIGALIIIGFILPYTDENLLKGDVENVAVSPFTLVFSRAGFAAAASLMNAIILTSVLSCANSGLYASTRMLYAMAKEGKAPRIFGKVNKRGVPTNSLYATSAIGFLAFLSSLVGEGTAYTWLLNITGMIGFIAWLGIAISHYRFRQAFIRQGLDLSQLKYKAKWFPFGPLFAMVLCGIVIIGQNYNAFLGGEVDWYGLAVSYVGIPIFLATYLGYKFSRKTKVIALEKVDLSKNLV; encoded by the coding sequence ATGAATGCCGACCTGGAGACAGGGAAAATCCAAAGCCTTAGGGAGGAGACAGGTGTTGGAGGCAAAGAGGAATTAAAGCGAAGTTTAAAAGCCCGTCACATGAATATGATAGCACTTGGTGGTGCTATCGGCACGGGGTTATTTTTGGCAAGTGGTGCATCAGTCAGTACTGCCGGTCCTGGTGGCGCGCTGGTAGCCTATGGCGTCATTGGGATTATGGTTTATTTTCTAATGACTAGTTTAGGAGAAATGGCAACCTACTTACCCGTTCCAGGATCTTTCGGAACCTATGCAGCAAGGTTTGTTGATCCGGCGTTAGGCTTTGCAATCGGTTGGAACTATTGGTTAAACTGGGCAACCTGTATTGCAGTAGAATTAGTAGCAGGTGCCATTATAATGAAATTTTGGCTCCCTGATATTCCTGGTTATTATTGGAGTGGACTCTTTTTGGTCATATTATTTGCCCTTAATTACTTATCAACAAGAGCGTATGGTGAAAGTGAATATTGGTTTGCAGGTGCTAAGGTAATAACCGTTATTATCTTTTTAGTGGTAGGTACATTGATGATTTTAGGGATTGGTGGGGGGGCTTCACCAGGGTTCTCCAATTGGCAAATTCAAGAGGCACCTTTTGTTGGTGGATTCAGCGCAATATTGGCGATCTTTATGATTGCTGGTTTTTCTTTTCAAGGCACTGAACTGGTTGGTATTGCTGCTGGCGAAAGTGAAAATCCTGAAAGAGATGTACCAAAAGCAATTAATACGGTATTTTGGCGCATTCTCCTTTTTTATATTGGTGCTTTAATTATTATTGGTTTTATCCTGCCCTATACGGATGAAAACTTATTAAAAGGTGACGTGGAAAATGTTGCTGTCAGTCCCTTTACTCTAGTATTCAGCCGTGCTGGATTTGCGGCAGCAGCATCCCTAATGAATGCAATCATTCTCACATCCGTGCTATCTTGTGCGAATTCAGGATTGTATGCCTCAACTCGTATGTTGTACGCTATGGCAAAAGAAGGCAAAGCTCCCCGGATCTTTGGCAAAGTCAACAAACGCGGTGTTCCAACTAATTCTCTTTATGCTACTTCTGCAATTGGATTTTTAGCCTTTCTTTCCTCATTAGTTGGGGAAGGTACTGCTTATACATGGCTGCTTAACATTACGGGAATGATTGGTTTCATTGCCTGGCTGGGTATTGCCATTAGTCACTATCGTTTCCGTCAAGCATTTATCCGGCAAGGACTTGATTTATCTCAACTTAAATATAAGGCAAAATGGTTCCCCTTTGGACCTCTATTTGCGATGGTACTTTGCGGTATCGTAATCATTGGACAAAATTATAATGCCTTTTTAGGCGGAGAAGTAGACTGGTATGGACTAGCTGTGTCCTATGTGGGTATTCCTATTTTCTTAGCAACATATCTAGGGTATAAGTTTTCTAGAAAAACAAAAGTAATCGCTTTGGAAAAAGTAGACTTGAGCAAGAATCTAGTTTGA
- a CDS encoding 3-keto-5-aminohexanoate cleavage protein — protein MEPLIITVAPVGAEATRQDNPNLPLTPREIANEAIRCAEKGASIIHLHVRDEDGKATQAKEIFQGTIALIKENSNVIIQTSTGGASWMTAEERLQPVELKPEMATLTTGTVNFGEEIFSNPMPMVEIFAKAMVAQGVKPEIEVFEVGMIYNALRLVQKKILQLPLHFDFVMGVPGGIPGEARHLLHLIESIPAGSTWTVAGIGRSELSLGMMAIVMGGHVRVGFEDNVYYTKGVLSDGNFQLVERIARIGKEIGRPVATPEQARRILGLAQ, from the coding sequence TTGGAGCCGCTTATCATTACCGTTGCCCCCGTAGGTGCAGAAGCAACTCGTCAAGATAATCCAAATCTGCCCCTTACTCCTAGAGAAATTGCCAATGAGGCAATACGATGTGCTGAAAAAGGAGCTTCCATTATTCATCTGCATGTTAGAGATGAAGACGGAAAGGCTACCCAAGCGAAGGAGATCTTTCAAGGAACCATTGCACTGATCAAAGAAAATAGTAACGTAATTATTCAAACATCCACAGGCGGAGCGTCATGGATGACAGCTGAGGAACGCTTGCAGCCTGTAGAATTAAAGCCTGAGATGGCAACATTGACTACAGGTACAGTTAATTTTGGCGAAGAAATATTTTCCAATCCTATGCCCATGGTTGAAATATTTGCAAAAGCAATGGTGGCCCAGGGAGTAAAACCTGAAATTGAAGTATTCGAAGTGGGGATGATTTATAATGCGCTGCGTTTAGTGCAAAAGAAAATTTTGCAGTTGCCTCTTCATTTTGATTTTGTAATGGGGGTTCCTGGTGGTATACCAGGGGAAGCAAGACATTTGCTGCATCTAATAGAGTCCATACCTGCAGGGTCGACTTGGACAGTGGCGGGGATTGGACGTAGTGAGTTGTCTCTTGGGATGATGGCGATTGTTATGGGCGGACATGTGCGCGTTGGCTTTGAAGATAATGTGTATTATACAAAAGGTGTATTATCTGATGGTAACTTTCAACTAGTGGAGCGTATAGCAAGGATTGGAAAAGAAATAGGTCGGCCAGTTGCTACTCCCGAACAAGCCAGAAGAATTCTAGGATTAGCCCAGTGA
- a CDS encoding hotdog fold domain-containing protein, whose product MEDVLIRVRMSEHDTHYAGGLVNGSRMLDLFGDVATELLIRSDGDEGLFVAYDNVEFTAPVYAGDFIEARGKIIKIGNTSRRMEFIATKVISLDQAAQHESAASVLADPVVVCIASGTCVVPKEKQRGV is encoded by the coding sequence ATGGAAGACGTTTTAATACGGGTGCGAATGAGCGAGCATGACACTCATTATGCAGGAGGATTAGTAAATGGGTCCCGAATGTTAGATTTATTTGGTGATGTAGCAACTGAATTATTAATTCGTAGCGATGGTGATGAAGGACTATTTGTTGCATATGACAATGTGGAATTTACAGCCCCTGTTTATGCAGGCGATTTTATCGAGGCGCGGGGCAAGATTATAAAGATTGGTAATACATCACGACGAATGGAATTTATCGCCACAAAAGTTATTTCATTAGATCAGGCTGCTCAGCATGAATCAGCAGCATCTGTATTAGCGGATCCCGTTGTAGTTTGTATCGCTAGCGGAACTTGTGTCGTTCCTAAAGAAAAGCAAAGGGGTGTATAA
- a CDS encoding OAM dimerization domain-containing protein, with amino-acid sequence MVDVNHVKPYGDTLNDGMVQLSFTLPIPLSNAAKEAARQLTASMGLEEAAVAHAEGISDTFSFFIVYGKCSHGVNIVGITVPEVALEVLSKKEIDDFIRTHLNRKLNVVGACIESDAHTVGIDAIMNIKGFNGHKGLESYHEINAVNMGAQVACEEVIHKVYEIQADAILISQVVTQKNIHITNLTRLVDMLEAEGLRDKVTLVVGGPRISHELAKELGYDAGFSSNTYAEHVASFLVQEVKRKNVWDSSKETG; translated from the coding sequence ATGGTTGATGTAAATCATGTTAAACCTTATGGTGATACCTTAAATGACGGCATGGTGCAGCTGTCCTTCACCCTGCCGATTCCTTTATCAAATGCAGCAAAAGAAGCAGCTAGGCAGTTGACTGCTAGTATGGGACTAGAAGAGGCAGCAGTTGCTCATGCTGAAGGGATTAGCGATACATTTAGTTTTTTCATTGTTTATGGGAAATGCAGTCATGGAGTAAATATTGTTGGGATTACGGTTCCAGAAGTTGCATTAGAGGTATTGTCCAAAAAAGAAATTGATGACTTTATTCGTACTCATCTAAACCGAAAACTCAATGTAGTGGGAGCTTGTATTGAAAGTGATGCTCACACTGTTGGGATTGATGCCATTATGAACATAAAAGGTTTTAATGGACATAAAGGTTTAGAAAGCTATCATGAAATTAATGCTGTAAATATGGGAGCACAAGTGGCTTGTGAGGAAGTTATTCATAAAGTCTATGAAATTCAAGCAGATGCTATTTTAATATCTCAGGTTGTAACGCAAAAAAATATTCATATTACAAATTTGACAAGACTCGTAGATATGCTGGAAGCGGAAGGTTTGCGGGATAAAGTAACTTTAGTAGTGGGGGGACCGCGAATTAGCCATGAATTAGCAAAAGAGTTAGGGTATGACGCTGGCTTTAGTTCCAATACCTATGCAGAGCATGTTGCGTCGTTTCTTGTCCAGGAAGTAAAACGCAAGAATGTGTGGGATAGCAGCAAGGAGACGGGTTGA
- a CDS encoding lysine 5,6-aminomutase subunit alpha — protein MKKLNLSQEVIDRGRKYAKQIVDQVQEHIDAHSTVAVERSVLRLLGIDGVDQAGVPLVNGIVEELHNAGVLGKGVMYWFVNGMIHTKLSSQQLAECIVNKTIHLLELPRTPEGEIEDAALQLAIRSLAKIKERRQEREAWIASLGKGQEPMLYVIVATGNVHEDAIQAQAAARQGADIIAVIRTTGQSLLDYVPYGPTTTGFGGTYATQANFQILRQALDEVGKEVNRYIYLTNYCSGLCMPEIAVMGALERLDVMLNDSMYGIIFRDINMKRTFVDQYFSRLINGYAGIIINTGEDNYLTTADAIESGHTVLASELINEQFAFRCNMTSEQLGLGHAFEIDPQTPNGFMYELAQAQLVRAVFPKSPIKYMPPTKYMTGNIFKGHVQDTLFNVCSIMTGQSLHLLGILTEAIHTPLIHDRFLSIESAKYVFNNLRGIADEIYFREGGFIQQRAQEVLEKAVNLLEDIADIGLMQALALGYFADISRTSEGGRGLQGVIVKECSYLNPFIPLMLKGGNSNG, from the coding sequence TTGAAAAAACTTAATTTGAGCCAGGAGGTTATTGATCGCGGTCGAAAATATGCAAAACAAATTGTAGATCAGGTACAAGAGCATATTGATGCTCACAGTACAGTGGCAGTAGAACGATCTGTTTTAAGATTACTAGGGATTGATGGAGTTGATCAGGCAGGAGTACCATTAGTAAATGGAATCGTTGAAGAATTGCATAATGCAGGTGTATTAGGTAAAGGAGTCATGTATTGGTTCGTGAATGGGATGATTCATACAAAATTATCATCTCAGCAGTTGGCAGAGTGTATAGTAAATAAAACGATTCATTTACTAGAATTACCCAGAACTCCAGAAGGCGAAATTGAAGATGCAGCCTTGCAATTGGCTATCCGTTCCTTAGCGAAAATTAAAGAGCGTCGTCAAGAAAGAGAAGCATGGATTGCAAGTTTAGGCAAGGGACAGGAACCTATGTTATATGTTATTGTGGCTACTGGTAATGTGCATGAGGATGCGATTCAAGCGCAGGCTGCTGCTCGGCAAGGAGCTGACATCATTGCCGTTATTCGCACTACAGGGCAAAGTTTACTAGACTATGTTCCCTATGGACCAACTACCACAGGCTTTGGTGGTACATATGCGACCCAGGCTAATTTTCAGATTTTACGGCAGGCTTTAGACGAAGTAGGAAAAGAAGTCAATCGTTACATTTATTTGACTAATTATTGCTCAGGGCTTTGTATGCCCGAAATTGCAGTGATGGGGGCATTAGAACGTTTGGATGTGATGCTCAATGACTCCATGTATGGAATTATTTTTCGGGACATTAATATGAAGCGTACTTTTGTAGATCAGTACTTTTCTAGGTTAATCAATGGTTATGCTGGTATTATTATCAACACAGGGGAAGACAATTACTTAACTACAGCAGATGCCATTGAAAGTGGTCATACGGTTTTAGCCTCTGAATTAATAAATGAACAGTTTGCTTTTCGGTGTAATATGACCTCCGAGCAGCTCGGTCTTGGGCATGCTTTTGAAATCGATCCGCAAACCCCTAATGGTTTTATGTATGAATTGGCACAAGCACAATTAGTAAGAGCGGTTTTCCCAAAGAGCCCCATTAAATATATGCCACCGACTAAATATATGACAGGAAATATTTTTAAAGGACATGTGCAAGATACTCTGTTCAATGTTTGTTCCATCATGACAGGGCAGAGTTTGCATCTTTTAGGTATATTAACAGAAGCCATTCATACCCCTCTTATTCATGACCGATTTTTAAGTATTGAGTCTGCTAAATATGTTTTTAATAATTTGCGAGGAATCGCCGATGAAATTTATTTTCGTGAAGGAGGATTTATTCAGCAAAGAGCTCAGGAAGTATTGGAAAAGGCAGTTAACTTATTGGAAGATATTGCTGACATAGGACTGATGCAAGCACTGGCATTAGGCTATTTTGCTGACATCTCGCGAACTTCTGAAGGTGGCAGAGGGTTGCAGGGAGTCATTGTAAAGGAATGCAGTTATCTCAATCCTTTTATTCCTCTCATGTTAAAAGGAGGAAACAGCAATGGTTGA
- a CDS encoding sigma-54 interaction domain-containing protein: MLNELDGSDSCLDLVLDRLDQAVHVINCEGITIYYNQTAAEVEGLQATEVMGKHVLQVYPSLTLETSSLMEVLATGKPVLDQQQTIVSRTGRIITIHYSTFPLYREGILVGACDLSRDITKIKEMSDRVMDLQAVLLDKKSTNFKKAKKTEISFAKYTFNDIIGSHDLMVKLKVVSQRVASTSSPVLVIGETGAGKELVVQSIHNASSRKDGPFVAQNCAAFPATLLESILFGTVKGSFTGAEDRPGLFELADRGTLFLDEINSMPMELQSKLLRVLQDGTLRRLGDNKVREVDTRVIACTNVDPQEAVRKKELRIDLYYRLNVVALQVPSLRERKSDIAALVEHFIMVYNAKIGRSVQKISEEVDQAFLKYSWPGNVRELQHAIEHAMNIVSGHIIEIEHIPEHLRNYDDDHSREIYCQLNGKSLPEILGTVERSALLHALERSEGNISKAALSLGIPRQTIQYKLKIYGLLRRNKKDDSLLGGDCIEKT; this comes from the coding sequence TTGCTCAATGAATTAGACGGCAGCGATAGCTGTCTTGATTTAGTGTTAGATCGTCTTGATCAGGCAGTACATGTAATCAATTGTGAGGGAATAACAATTTATTACAACCAGACAGCGGCTGAAGTGGAAGGATTGCAGGCTACTGAAGTTATGGGAAAGCATGTTCTTCAGGTATATCCTTCATTGACCCTTGAAACAAGCAGTTTGATGGAGGTATTGGCTACTGGCAAGCCAGTATTGGATCAGCAGCAAACCATCGTAAGCAGGACAGGGCGAATTATTACGATTCATTACTCTACTTTTCCACTATATAGAGAGGGGATATTAGTGGGTGCTTGTGATTTGTCTCGAGATATAACGAAAATTAAAGAGATGTCAGATCGAGTGATGGATCTGCAGGCTGTACTATTAGATAAAAAGTCAACCAACTTCAAAAAAGCAAAGAAGACTGAAATTAGTTTTGCAAAATACACATTTAACGATATTATTGGCAGTCATGACCTAATGGTTAAGCTTAAAGTAGTCAGTCAAAGAGTGGCATCGACTTCTTCTCCTGTGTTGGTAATTGGTGAAACAGGCGCAGGAAAAGAACTGGTAGTACAGTCCATCCATAATGCATCTTCTCGCAAGGACGGACCCTTCGTGGCGCAAAACTGTGCAGCTTTTCCTGCAACGCTGTTAGAAAGTATTTTATTTGGAACGGTAAAAGGAAGTTTTACAGGAGCGGAAGATCGTCCAGGATTGTTTGAGCTCGCTGATAGAGGAACTCTATTTTTAGATGAAATCAATTCTATGCCGATGGAATTGCAAAGTAAACTGCTTAGAGTTCTGCAAGATGGAACCTTACGCCGCTTAGGTGATAATAAGGTAAGAGAGGTAGATACTAGGGTCATTGCCTGTACCAATGTAGATCCCCAAGAAGCAGTACGTAAAAAGGAATTGCGCATTGATTTATATTATCGATTGAATGTGGTAGCGTTACAAGTACCTTCTTTACGAGAACGCAAAAGTGACATTGCTGCCTTGGTAGAACATTTTATTATGGTGTATAATGCGAAAATTGGTCGTTCAGTGCAAAAAATAAGTGAAGAAGTAGATCAGGCATTTTTAAAATACTCTTGGCCAGGAAATGTTAGAGAATTGCAGCATGCCATTGAGCACGCTATGAATATCGTATCCGGTCATATCATTGAAATCGAACATATTCCAGAACATTTGCGCAACTATGATGATGATCATAGTCGTGAAATATATTGTCAATTGAACGGTAAGAGCCTGCCGGAAATATTGGGGACTGTTGAAAGAAGTGCTCTCCTTCACGCTTTAGAAAGAAGTGAAGGAAATATATCAAAAGCAGCATTATCTTTAGGTATTCCTCGTCAAACCATACAGTATAAACTGAAAATATATGGACTGCTTAGAAGGAATAAAAAAGATGACTCCTTGTTAGGAGGGGATTGTATTGAAAAAACTTAA